CGCAGGCTCCAAAGGCCACTTCGCTGGATAGCGAAGTGGCTTGAGAGACTTCCAGGACACGGAATCTTGGAGGATATTTATCGCGCCATGCACTCCTACCGTTACCGCACGCGAGAGCTGATGTTCGCCCTTTTATTTTCTGTCGCAAACCAGTTGTTTCTGATCGCCTTCTTTTTTTTCGCTGCCGGTCTTTTGGGTGAAGGTCACATCCCATTTTCTATTTTCTGGTTCTGTATTCCCATTGGATTAGTAGCACAGGCAGTTCCAGTGTCTCCGGCAGGCGTCGGGGTTGGCCAAGCAGTTTTCTATTTCCTTTTCGAAGCAGCACTTGGGCAGCCGACACAGGTCGGGACAGTCGGAATAACGCTGATACAGATGTTCCAGTTCTTGTTTGGAATTGTCGGGGCGTTTTTCTATCTGCAACGTGGGCGTTTGAAAGCCGCAGAGTTATCTTCGGAAGTATCAGATGCTCGCGCAAACTAAAGGTATTGTCCTCAAGACTCAGCGCTACAGTGAAGCAGATCTAATTGTCACAGTCCTCACAAATTCCGGAAACCGCCTCCAGTTGTTTGGACGATCAGCGCTTAAAAGTAGGAAGCGTTTCGGCGGTGGAATCCTCGAGCCCACACGCTACATTCAAGTCAGCTATGAGGATCGCAGGTCTCGCTTGGGTGGCGAGTCCGACTTGCACAGCCTGAGAGAGGCTTCGATGATTGAGGACTTTGAGTGCCTGAGATCCGACTACGCTCGTTTGGACGTGGCGCTCTCGTTGCTTCATACAGTCCATCAGATTGTGAGAAACGGTGACTTCGGATCCGCGGAAATATTTAATCTCTTAGGAAACGCTCTCAGGGCAGCGGAAGTTTCAACTGACCTAGCGAAGCTTCGAACCCACTTCGAGGTGCGTCTGTTGGCCTCGCAGGGTGTTTTGGAACTTGATGGCGATGCAAGTCGACTGATGCACTTGCCCATTGATCATCACGCTTCCGAAGACCTTGCTACTCTTGATTGGCGTCAGGTCGGACGACTCTCGGGTCTTCAGTTGAAGCAATACATCGAAGTCGGAGCTGTCGACTAGGACAAGCGCGCTCGGATCTTTTTTCCAATCGAACTTCTTGGGATTGAATCTACAAAATCAACTTCTCTAGGTATTTCATGTTCTGCGAGTCCGGTCCCGCTTGCGCGAAGGCGCTTCAAGAGCTCTCTTTTGCTTATGGGCTCTTTGCTGGGATCACGTTCGACGGTAGCGACAAGAATTTCGCCGTAGATTCGATGCTGCCGACAGTTAACGACACAGGCGGCTATATCCGGAAGCTGTTCGATAGCATTTTCGATCCGCTCACCGTGAACCTTCATTCCGCCGATATTAAATGTAAAACTTCGCCGTCCAAGGAACTTTAAAACTCCATGATCCTGCGAGACAAGATCACGCGTATTGAACCAACCATCGGCCGTCAGAGACGGTGTCACGACGTGCTCTTCCTCGTAGCTCGGGCGAACTGCAGGACCACGAACCCACAGTTCGGAGGTTTGCGGGTCGATTCGCCATTCGATAGTTGGCGCAACTTTCCCGATCGGTGGATCGTTTTCCCGATCAAAGCATGCTGAGTCTATCATTTGTGTCGCCAAGACAGGCCCCGCTTCTGTAAGCCCGTAAATATTCAAGAATTTAGCGCCGGCGTTGATGAATGGGGAAAGGGCATCGGATGTCACAGGCGCAGATCCAATGCCGATGAATCGCGCCAAAGAAAGCGTCGAAAGCTCAGCGTTGTTACTTCTAAGCAATTGCCTTAGGTAGGCCGGTACGATCAGTGTCGTTGTCGGGAAAGAAGACGACGCGTCGTTATTCTGCCGAAAAGAAGCCAGGAAGTCAGGAATTTGAAATGCTGGATGCATGATGAGCAGCGCTCCCGAAAAAAGCCCGGGCAAGGCTTGAATGCACAGACCGCCGCTGTGACAAAGGCTTAAGACAAGAAGTATGCGATCTGCTTCTTGAAGTCCTTGTGCGCGAATAGCCTCGTCGATGTTCGACAGAATGTGTGACTCAGGAAGCAGCACCCGTTTTGGCCGATCCGTTGTTCCCGATGTTTGAAAAGCGATAAGTGGACGAACTGTCGTGGAGTCGACCTTGTCGATCTTGTTGGCCTTGTCATAGGTAAACCCGTTAGAGCGGACTTTAGACCACTGAAGAAATAGAGAGTCCCATCGGCTATCATGAAGTGGATTAACGAGAAATGTATCGTGCGCTTTGCAAAGGTCGGCGACCGTCGAAGAAGAGAATAGTGGGGAAAATGGAAAATATGTTTTCCCTAAAGCCGAGCAAGCAAGCGGAAGTAGAAGCCCTAGAGGATGATTTTCTCCCCAGTAGCCGACCGATTTATGCGGGCTTTCGCTAATTTCATCAATCAGATTCGCAAGAGCGTTCTCGAGATCCTGTCGTCGGAACACATGAGATTGCCATTGTAGCGCCGGAACATGGGGGGCGATTGCGACGAGATTCAGAAAGCGTAGATAAAGTGAATCGCCCATTTTTCCATTTTATTGGGGGTCCAGGCAGTAAGTCTATCAGTGTTTCTCCGCTTTTGAGTTTTCGAACAAATAGTCCCCGTAGAGAAGATGCCCTTTGGAGGAGAGGTGGGCGTAATCAATAAATAACTCTTCAGAATTGGTTTCCAAATTGTCGATGTATTCCTGAAAGTCTAAATATTTGACCTTATTTATGTCGGCAAATTCTTTAGCAACAGTGCGAATTTCGTCGTTAACCAAATACGCAAGTTTATGCGAGGATTCGGATGTAAGAACGCGAAACTTTCCGGGTCGCACAAAGGTAATTTTCGATGAGGTGAGAAGGTTTTTAGCAAGAATCCGGTAAACATCAGGATCTCGAAAAATGCTATGGCTAACCAGGTAAATTTCGTCAGCAATTGGCTTTGCCAAATCAATCAGGGTGCCTATTTGAATGCGGTATTCGGTGTGATTATTGAGTTCAAGTTTTGGAACCACAGTCGAGCGTTTGGGGTATTTGCAAATGCGATCTACTTCGCGCTGACATGTGAGATAGACAGCTTCAAAGGCTTCCTTGGCGGAAAGTTTCTTTGTTAGTAAAGCTATTTGAAACTTCTCAGCACATTCGTTTTTCTTCATGTTCACCGTGAAACAATCCTCTATGGCTTGAGGAGAGCGCAAGTCGGTAGGGTTACTGTATTCAGAGTCTTGACCAGTGGCTATACTGGAACTTGCTGTTGCGATATCGAAAGAAAAAAACTTTTTTAGAATATTGATGATGTTTGAATCAGGTAGACCTTCGAAGGATTTTTTCAATAAGTCCCAACTCACAAATAGCGAGTTCGATCGATAGTTATTTGAATAGGGGTAGTTGGGGTAGCCTGTTTCATTGCTATATACCTTCTTTTCTAGCACCAGCGAGATAAACACTTTTTCAAATCTTTCACCTCGATCGGCTGCCAGTTTGAGCGCGCCACTGAGCATGGAAAATCTGCCAATACTTGAGTAGTTCACGATCTGAATGTTTTCCTTTTGAACTTTTCGCTGTAGGTGCGTTGACCAGATATCATCGTGCTCAAGGCCGACACCAAGGGTAAAACTTCGGCCGAAGGCGGCCCACTTGCGAGTTCGGCCTCGATTAATTTCTCCACGAAATCCGTTCTCGTCAGTGTGAAATCCTGGATTGTTTGCATATGAACTTAGGATCGCATACGGAGACAACGGACGAAGTTTGGTTGCGAGAATCGCGGTTTGTTCAAAAACAAGGGTTCCAACCACCGCGCAGATCAGGAATTGTTTCCAGGCAATTGTGGACACGCTGATCCTCCTTTTTAGAAGCCGAAGTAAATAAAGGCCTGATTGGAAATCCCCTTCGACAAGAACGCGGAAAATCCAAGTAGCAGCGAAATCAGAAAAACCAGCTGGTGCCAGGGAAGCTCATGATTTTTTGTTTTTTCCTGAAATACATCAAACAAGATTCCCGGGAGGATAAACGCTGCGAGATGCGGAACAAAAACTGTTAGGCCTGAAAAATCGAGCCAGCTAAATCTGTTTCCTGATAGTGCTTCCAGCATCCGTTTCATGATGGATTGACTGTCGGCAAAGTGCAGAAGTCCGCTGATTGGCAGCATGAATACTTGCAGAAATAGCAACCCCACCCAAGCTGGCGTTTTTGAGACGGCGTTCGAGTACTTTTTCAAATCGCGGTAAAAGGCGACGATTAATCCTTGAAACAGGCCCCATACGATCCAGTTCCAAGAAGCTCCGTGCCAAAGGCCGATGGCCATGAACATGATAATTATATTTCGAGCTGCCTGGATCCTGTTGTCTCCATTGCCACCCATCGGAACCAGCAAATAGTCGCGAAACCATTTACCCGTCGTAACATTCCATCGTTCCCAAAATGCCAAAGGATTGGTCGCAAACCAAATTGGGCGAAAGTTGGCCGTCAGCTGGACGCCGAACAATGCGGCTAATCCAAGCGCAAAATCAGAATAAGCCGAGAAATCAAAGTAGACCTGCATGGCCATCGTCCATCCGGCAAGGACCATTTCAAGTGGGCGAGTTTCCGACGATTGAAAAATTAGTAACGCCGTTGGGCCAATGGAATTCGCAACGAAAATCTTTTTAAAAAATGCCATTGCGATGAGAAGAAGCGGAGTCTTCATTTGCTGAATTGAGCAAAGCTTTAAATTTTGAATCTGAGGAAACAGGTGGTTGAAACGTTCGATTGGGCCGGCGATGATTTGCGGAAAAAATGTAACGTAGAGCAAAAAGTCAGAATAGTTTCGGCAGACTTTCGCCCGTCCGCGATAAACGTCAAACGTGTAACTAAGACTTTGGAAAGTGAAAAAACTTATTCCAAGCGGAAGCGAAATTTCCCTTAAAAGACCCTCGGTCTGCTGGGGGGAAAGTAAAAACGGGAAAACATCCTCTAAAAGAAAGCGAAGATATTTAAAATAGGCCAGTGTCAAAAGGCCGCCGCCGATAGACAACCAGACGCTAATTTTTCTTATGGCGTTGCTACGTTCAGGAGACGCGTACATCCCGCCAAAGAAAGCGAGCGAGGCAATACCGATCAGTACGAGAATACCTGATTGGTCGCCTGCTGCGTAGAACACCAGACTTGCTACCAATGTAATCGCTTTGAGCGCGCGAGGTCGCTTGGCAGCGATCGATGCGGCAAAGGTAACGGCAAAAAGCAGCCAAAAGTCGATAGAGGTGAAAAGCATTGCAGTCGTTATTTTAAGAGGCGTTTCTCAGTATGAGTAGTAAGAATGCCTGGGTCTAGACTTGCTGGAATATTCGCAGGGGGGCTACCATCTAGATATGGCTGCGGTCAGTGTTAAAAAGGCATTTAGGCCCTTGGACGAACAGGTCATTGCTCGAAGCGCCCTCCGAGTTTCGACTGGTATGACAATCAACGGCGTGTGGCGAAATGCGGGCGCCGTGTACACATTCTCGGGTCATCCTGGCGGAAGCGAAATACTTTGTGATGGCAAAGAGGCAGACTGGGCACTCAGTTGGACAACACTGCCAGATGGAAAAGATCTTGAGCCACATTATCATCCGTTTGAAAGCCATGTCGCAATTGTACAGGGCCGCGCGGTTTTAACGGGTGAGCGCCACGCGACATTTCGTACCATAGAAGCCGGTGGCTTGGTGCGCATTCCGCCCTGGTGTTTGCATGGATTTCGATGCGAAAATTCCAAGCCATTTTGGGCGCTCTCTTGGCAGCGTGCGAATCGATCACTTTTTTTTGCCGGCGATCGGGGCGAGGCGGCTGACGTCGTTTTTCCTGGAGACCCAAGCGCTCCCGCCGTGCCCGACTTCACGCTCGAGGCATTTGTTCAAAACGGGCGAACACCTGCGAGCGAGCCTGTATCGTCGCTAGACCAACGACCAAAGTTTCAATTCTTTGACTTTACGAATAAAAATGACGTTGTCGTTGAGATTGAGGGGCCCGCCTTTATTTTTGCAACTAGCGGCGGAGTTCATCTTGAGCTTCCCGAGGGAATGGTAGAGCTTCGCGAGGGCGATGCTTTGCCCGTTGAAGCGAGTCGAACCGTCAAAGTTGTTCGCAAGAGTCCGCTGTCGGCAATTGCCACTCTTCAGTTCTGTTAGCTCGGAGCTCGATACGACTGAGACACCGGCCTCCTGAAAATTTAAAATGCTTCAGTCGCAGTGAGCGTGACCATCGCGGTTAGTTTTTTGTACTGATTGGCCGTCACATTAGAACTGTTGATCTGATAGTTCGTCGTGAATCCAGACGTCAGATTTTCTCCAACTTTTCGGCTAAGACCCAGGGTCAGACCGATGTTGTTATCGATTCGGCCTGTTGCGTTTTCCGGGTAAGTTAGAAGGTAATAGCTTAATTTCGAATTGAAGGTCGTGTCCCATTTCCAGGGGCGAATATAGCCAACACCTATATCGAGTCGATTGAAAACGCTGTTTTTTCCAAGCGAACTATTCACCGTGTAGCCAAAGTCGCTGAGGACAAGTTGTTTTTTGTCTTCAAACGGGATGTTGATATTCGACCAAGAAATTTTTGATTTAAATGCAGTGGAGTCGTCGTCTCCTGTGGAAGAGGCCAGCCCAGAAACGTCCTGCCGAAGATCAACGTTCACGTTTGTGAACCAGGTTTCGCTAACCACAAAGAGATTTTGGAAATTGAGGATGTACGAGTTGTAGATCGATTTCCATTCATTGTTCTCGACACTCATGTAGGTGGTTTCCACACCGGGAACGAGGTCGAACTTGTGTCCCTTCCCCATGAAGACTCCTTTGTGTGTCCACGGCGCAGTGAGGCCGGCGATCGTCGCGTCGGAATTCGAAATTGACTGTACTGTTTGAAAGTCCTTGTCGACCGAATACATCGTCATCGCATCCAGCTGAATAGCCCACTCGTTTGTGTCTTCATAAACGGCGCGGTACTTGGCCGTACCCTGAAGAAGGGTTCGCCATGCGGCGGCGTTAGTAGCCGTACCGCGATCGCGGTCTGAATCCGAGGACAGAAGTACGTTGTCATCATACATTGCACCAAAGGTTCCCGCGAGTGCCCAACGTTTTGCGCGTTCCGCTTCAATTTGTTGCATTCGAAGAGCCTGCTCAATATAGCCCTCCGCTCGCTGATCGAGAACGGGGTCGTTTGATTCATCAAGGACCAACTGAAACTCTGCGCGAGCTTCTGTCCAGCGCCGTTTTTCGAAATGAATAAGACCTTGATAGAAGCGGGCCGATGGAGAAATCTCTGGGTCTTTCGCATTCACGACTTTTTCAAAAGCGGTGAGCGCAGAATTGGAATCGCGCAGACGATAGAAGTTGAGGCCGCGATAGAAATCGCGTTCCGCCGCCTTTACAGCCTTCGATTCGGCAAGATCGAGGTAAACAAGCGATCGATTGAAATCTTCAATTTTGTAAAGTGTCACGCCATACTGGAAATAGTAGCCTCGGTTGGAAGGATCGAGATCCACGGCGGCCTCGAAAGACTTCTTTGCCTGCGGAAATTGATTGGCACGATATTCCACCATTGCCTGATCGGCGAGCTTCTGAGCATCTGCTTTTCGTTTTGCTCGGTCTTCGGGGCTGGCCAGTGAAAAGCTCTGGAGGAGAGCTGCGAGACGCTGAGTTTCGACTTGGCTTAGGCGCACACGCTCGGCGAGGTTTCGACTGATCTCCTCGAATTCAGCTTTCTCTAGGGCGAGCATCGCCGTATCGAGAGTTTGATTGCGTTGATCGAGACGGTTTTTTAGAGCTACTAAAAGTTCTTGCTCTGCCTGAAAGGCGCGATAAGCGTTGCGGGCCTGATCCGCGTTATCGAAAAGTTCGACGTTTTGTACGCCGGTCACAGGGTCTTTTCTTAGAACAAACGGTAAGCGCCGAAGTTCTTTTGCATCGATCATTTGCGATATTTTTTTGCGCCCGGTGAGATCCGACAGTAGATTTTGCGGTGGGGCGAAGAATTCAACTTTTAGGCCAGTAAGGTCGCGAAAATTAATTGAATACGTTCCGGAGAATACTGCCGAATCAGGGGCTGACTCTTCAACTTCAATTTGCACGATTCGACCTGAGGTCCCTTCGCGAAGAAAAACAGCAGCGGTGTCTACTTTCGTGGAGCTTTGGTTCCAATCATTTCTGCCATAGTTCAGGCGAATGGCATTTTTCGACGTGAGGCTTACGCCGCTACGTCGGCCAACAGTTTCGATGACATCTGTTCCGCCGACGCTTTCTGATTCGCCACTTGCAGAAACCGGCGAAACGGGTGGGGTATCAGGAGTTTTGGCCGCTTGCGTATCTACAGGTGCCATCGGTGAAAGCTCACTGGGGTTATCAAGTTCGGCGTTGCGATTAATGGCGGGGGCTTTTTTCGTCGCTTGTCTTTTTTTTCTTGTCTGCTTCTTGCCGTTTTGCGATTTCGGTGCCTTGGCGGAAGCGGACTGTGTTGTCTGTTTTGGATTGCTTTGCGCTTTTGCTGTGGTCACTGAGATTGACGTCACGGCGAAAAGGGAAATGGCGAGTGTGGGCGTCAATAACGATTTAATCACGATGTAACCTCTAGCTGTCTTGCGGATTCTTTGGACGAAATGAATCTGCTTAAGTGTAGCTAGGCCGGTCGTTGGTAAGCAATTGTTAGAACGTGGGAGTGGACCCACGTCGCGAGATTTAAGTTTAGTTAGGTATAGTGATCGTGATTTTAACTTGGCCCGGTCCGCTCTCTATCGCGCGGTTGCAGAGATCGCAAACAGGCGCGACCGTTGGAATCGTGCCCATCACGGGTGGGGCATAAATCGGAACCACCGGCATTGATGGGAGAGCAGGACTTAGGCCTGGTGCCTTTCCCAAATCACCAGCGTCGATCATCGAGCCACCGGGAATGCTGCTTGGAGACCGCGGTGGTGGTGCGGCCGGCGGCCCGGACGGTGGACCAGCGACCGGCCCCTTTTTGCCATCACCGGCCCCGCCAGACCCCGAACCAGTCGTTCCGCCGGAGCCAGATGTGCCACCGGCATTTCCGCCTGTCGCCCCAGAACCACTACCTGAGCCGCTATTGGACTTCCCGTCCTTGTTATCTTTGGCGCCATCTCGCGGTTGGCCATCGCCGCGATTGCCAGCGCGGTCCTTTGCGCCGTCTTTGTTCTCTTTTGTACCATCTTGCTGTTGACCATCGCCGCGATTGCCAGCGCGGTCCTTTGCGCCGTCTTTGTTCTCTTTTGTACCATCTTGCTGTTGACCATCGCCGCGATTGCCAGCGCGGTCCTTTGCGCCGTCTTTGGAGCCATCTTTTTTATCATCTTTATTGTCGCCGGTTGCTGCTTCTTGATTTTGAGCTGGCGAATTAGACCCGTTATCTTTCGAGCCAGTTGCGACGTCGACTTTTGTGTCGACGTTCATTTTTTCCATCTCACTCGTCGGGACTGATTTTGGGGGAGCGGGCGGCGCGCCAGGCAGAGCCTCTGTTTTTTGATTGGGCCCAACCGAAACCGGATTTAAAATAGTGCCGTTCGCTCCAAGGGTTCCGACATCTACGCGCCCCTTAAACGTTACGATTTCGGATTTGCTGTTCATGCGGTTGAAGCTGGTCAGGAAGTCTGTTCCCCGTACACCTGCGACCGCACTTTTTGTTTTCACTTGAAACGCGTTCGCTTGTCCGTCTGCGGCCTTGTCGCCGTACATGTTCTCTTCTTTTGTCGCAGCTCGTACTTTTCCGTAGAGCACGTTCAACATGACCTTTTTCTTATTGTCGGCCGGTTTGTACTCATACTGCTCAAGTACAATTCTAGATTCAGGCGAAACGTTTAGCTCGTTGCCGTCTTCCATCACGATTTTTGCTCGCGATTGTGGACCCGCGACGATCGCATCGCCTTGGCAAACTTTTGTGCCTTTTGCCGCGACCGTTGAGGCCTTTGTCTTAACGTTCTCAATTTTCACATCACCCTTGGCGACAGAAACTTCGCCGCAGGCTGCATGTGCATGGTTGGAGCCTATCGCGCTTGTTGCGCCGAAGGCGAACACTGCAAGCACTGCTGCTGTCCAAGGCTTCACCGTTAGTAACATCGCCATGCTCGCTCCTTGAAATTGGAATACACTAGCTATGTCATCGGAATGAATCAGTTTAAACTTGATTGAAACTCGCTACATGTATCAGAAAGCAACATGTTTCGCCCTGACCTACGGTTCTGACTTTAATATCTGGTCTGCGGCCGCTAAAAGTGAATCGACGATCCTAGTAGGTTGGGCTTCTTGGGGTGCTGTCGGGTCTGGAAGCTCGACTCCGGAAAGCAAGATCGTTCGACATCCTGCCCGTGACCCGGCGATAACATCGCTCAAGCGATCGCCAATCATCCAGCTTTTGGGCAGGTATACATCAAAATCTTTTGCGCCCTGAAGTAACATTCCGGGGTGCGGCTTTCGCATGGGATGATCAGATTCTACGGAGTAGGGGGCGTAGTAGAACTCTTTGAATTCAACACCATGCTCGGCAAAAGCAGCTCGAATTCTTCGGTGCGTTTCGTTTAAGTTTTCAACCGAAACAATTCCCCTTGCGATACCAGACTGGTTGGTAACCACGATGAACTGATATCCTCCATCGCGCAGGCGACAGAGGGCCTCAAAGACTCCAGGAAGATATTCGATTTGGTCTGGATCGTTGAGGTAAATCTTGTCGATTATCAGTGTGCCGTCGCGATCAAGAAAAACAGTTTTTCTGCTGGTTTTTGCGTAGTTTTCATAGGAAGTCATCGTTCTTAGTCCGTAACGTCAGTCGCTTGTTCGGTCAAGGGAACCCGTAAAATCAACCTGGAATTGCGCGTTCAAATGGTACGTTTTTTTTTACTGGCGTCGCCCAGAGGGTGATGGCTTTCAAGCGTTCTCGCTAGCTGATCTAACCCAACGTGTGTGTAGCGGCTAGTGGCTTGAAGTGAGGCATGACCCAGAAGTGTTTGTAAAACTCGCAAGTTTGCTCCTGATCGCAAGAGGTGAGTCGCGTAGCTGTGGCGAAGCGCGTGCGGGTGTAGCGGTTTAAGCAGTTTGGCTCGTTTGCCGGCGTCCTTAATGAGATCGTAGGCTTTTCGCGCGGAAAGCGGCTCTTCGCCAAACACAAATTCTCGTGATGTGGCTTCCGGTTCGGTTTGAAGCCAGCTTCGAATGGCATTTGCGGCGATAGGCGGAAGCGCGATGACACGCTCTTTAGCGCCTTTTCCTAAAACCCGGCATGTGCCATCTCGAAGTTGAAGGTTTCGAATTCGCAGTTCGCAGGCCTCGGAAATTCGCAGCCCTCCTCCGTACAGGAGGGAAATCAGCGCCAAGGTCAGGCGCGCTTTTCGAGCGTCTTGTGGCTCTGCGCTCCGAGTATCGATTTCAATCGATCTAATAAGTGCTGTCGTTTCATCCACGCTAAGATGCCTTGGTAGGCGAGATGGAACTTTCGGTCCATGCAGAAGTGGAGCGAGATCTCGATTGCAGAGGTCCTCACGGTGTAGCCAGCCGAGGAAGCTCTTTAGCGTGGCGGTTTTTCGGTTTCTCGAAGCTGGACTTAGGGTGGCCCAGTTTCTGAGCGCCTGTTTCGCATGCTGGAGGAGCGAGTTGACGTCGGACTCTTTGAGTGGCTCAAGAACCGTGGTCATTGCTACAAAGCCGCCGTCCGGCGCTCCAAACGCCTGGCCGAGGTCACCTTGATACGATCTTAATGTGTGACTAGACGCCGACTCTTTAAAAGTCATAAAATATAAGTAATTACAGATATATAAATGAAGTATCTCGGTCTCGCGCGAGGGACCTAAAGCCTTGTTTTCAGGTAGATTTGGCCGCAGTTTTTTCATTTCGTAGCAAAAACTTCCTTGCAGTTTTTTCCGCAATGCGTTACAACCTGTTTCGACGCGACGTCCCAAAATGATACGGGGTGTTGAGTAGTAGTGAAAACAAACGAACCCGTTTTTCGAGTTCTTAAAAGTGAGGCTGAACGTATGTCGCAGTATGAAAACACCCCGATTCTCCCCGGTGCTGCTCTTCCTGTAGGTGGAAACACTGGAGTCGCTAATACAGCTGCTCCAACTCGTCCATCCCTCGATAATACGATGGGATCGATCTCTTCGGGTGACAAAACTATCGTCTACAAGTCCGAAGTCATGCGTCAGCTGATGAAAATGATCGATCGCGTGTCGCCATCGACCGCCACGGTCCTGGTTCTCGGCGAATCCGGAACTGGTAAAGAGCTTATTGCTCGCGCCATTCACGAGCGTTCGAACCGTCGTAACAAGCCCTTCGTCGCAATCAACTGCGGCGCACTTCGCGAAACACTTCTTGAGTCCGAACTTTTCGGCCACGAGAAAGGTTCTTTCACTGGTGCCTATACTCGTAAGATAGGTCTTGCTGAAGCAGCAAACGGCGGAACATTGTTCCTCGACGAAATCGGTGAACTTTCGCCAGGAATCCAAGCGAAGCTTCTTCGCTTCGTTCAAGAGGGCGAAATCTTCCGCGTTGGCGGAAAAGATCCCATCAAAGTTGATATCCGTCTGATCTCGGCAACTAACCGTGAGTTAGATGCAGAAGTATCGCGTGGAAATTTCCGTGAAGATCTTTACTACCGTATCAACACAATCACTGTTCACTCGCCACCACTTCGCCGTCGTAAAGAAGATATTCCACTTCTTGTTGAGTACTTCTTGGCTCGCGGTCAAAACCGAATCCTCAATCGTGGTCGCGCGATGAGCGAAGAGGCGATGAAAATCATCACCCGTTACGATTGGCCAGGAAACATTCGTGAACTTCAAAACGTTTGCGAACGTCTTCAGATCTTGGCGGATGGTCACACGATCATGCCAGGTGATTTGCCAGAAAATATTTTGAATCCAGAGCAGAAAGTCACAACAGATGATTACGACGCAACGATCACTCTGTATGAACTTGAAAAGCGTTACATCTTGAAGGCGCTTAACTACTTCGATGGCAACAAGACACAAGCCGCGAATGCGTTAGGGATCACCATTAAGACTCTTTATAACAAACTCCACGAGTACGGCGAGTTTGAAAAGTACGCTGTTCACTCGAAACCAAAACCATAGAACTGGATTGGTTGCCGAAAAAGCCCGAAGTGATTCGGGCTTTTTTATTTGTTTAGCCTCTCGTTGAAATTCTAAAAAGGAAATTGAAGTGAACTTCGTCTTTAGGGCACTTACCAAAGCTACTTTACTCGTCGTTACGTTTTTCTCGCTTACCGGTTCTGCGAGCGCGCAGGAGTACGTCGAATTTCTTATTGGTGACCGAACCGAAGAAACTCGAAAATGGGGCCATGTTTCTTTGCGAGTTGTAACGGGCAGCCAAGACCATATTTTTGATTTCGGCCGGTATGGTCGGATGTGGGGAAAACGCG
The nucleotide sequence above comes from Deltaproteobacteria bacterium. Encoded proteins:
- a CDS encoding FecR domain-containing protein, which gives rise to MAMLLTVKPWTAAVLAVFAFGATSAIGSNHAHAACGEVSVAKGDVKIENVKTKASTVAAKGTKVCQGDAIVAGPQSRAKIVMEDGNELNVSPESRIVLEQYEYKPADNKKKVMLNVLYGKVRAATKEENMYGDKAADGQANAFQVKTKSAVAGVRGTDFLTSFNRMNSKSEIVTFKGRVDVGTLGANGTILNPVSVGPNQKTEALPGAPPAPPKSVPTSEMEKMNVDTKVDVATGSKDNGSNSPAQNQEAATGDNKDDKKDGSKDGAKDRAGNRGDGQQQDGTKENKDGAKDRAGNRGDGQQQDGTKENKDGAKDRAGNRGDGQPRDGAKDNKDGKSNSGSGSGSGATGGNAGGTSGSGGTTGSGSGGAGDGKKGPVAGPPSGPPAAPPPRSPSSIPGGSMIDAGDLGKAPGLSPALPSMPVVPIYAPPVMGTIPTVAPVCDLCNRAIESGPGQVKITITIPN
- a CDS encoding HAD family hydrolase produces the protein MTSYENYAKTSRKTVFLDRDGTLIIDKIYLNDPDQIEYLPGVFEALCRLRDGGYQFIVVTNQSGIARGIVSVENLNETHRRIRAAFAEHGVEFKEFYYAPYSVESDHPMRKPHPGMLLQGAKDFDVYLPKSWMIGDRLSDVIAGSRAGCRTILLSGVELPDPTAPQEAQPTRIVDSLLAAADQILKSEP
- a CDS encoding tyrosine-type recombinase/integrase — encoded protein: MKKLRPNLPENKALGPSRETEILHLYICNYLYFMTFKESASSHTLRSYQGDLGQAFGAPDGGFVAMTTVLEPLKESDVNSLLQHAKQALRNWATLSPASRNRKTATLKSFLGWLHREDLCNRDLAPLLHGPKVPSRLPRHLSVDETTALIRSIEIDTRSAEPQDARKARLTLALISLLYGGGLRISEACELRIRNLQLRDGTCRVLGKGAKERVIALPPIAANAIRSWLQTEPEATSREFVFGEEPLSARKAYDLIKDAGKRAKLLKPLHPHALRHSYATHLLRSGANLRVLQTLLGHASLQATSRYTHVGLDQLARTLESHHPLGDASKKKRTI
- a CDS encoding sigma-54-dependent Fis family transcriptional regulator, whose amino-acid sequence is MGSISSGDKTIVYKSEVMRQLMKMIDRVSPSTATVLVLGESGTGKELIARAIHERSNRRNKPFVAINCGALRETLLESELFGHEKGSFTGAYTRKIGLAEAANGGTLFLDEIGELSPGIQAKLLRFVQEGEIFRVGGKDPIKVDIRLISATNRELDAEVSRGNFREDLYYRINTITVHSPPLRRRKEDIPLLVEYFLARGQNRILNRGRAMSEEAMKIITRYDWPGNIRELQNVCERLQILADGHTIMPGDLPENILNPEQKVTTDDYDATITLYELEKRYILKALNYFDGNKTQAANALGITIKTLYNKLHEYGEFEKYAVHSKPKP